The following nucleotide sequence is from Vibrio sp. SCSIO 43136.
GGGAAACCGACTCGGCAGATTGAACCAAAGTACGTTTCTGGTGCTGCGCTTGCAGGGCAAATAGCTGCAGTGCTGACGGCCAACCTTCAACATAGCTTCTTAGCGTGTTGGCTGTATGGTCATCGATACCATCGGATACACGTTGATTAAAGAAGCGGGTAGTCTCTTCATTATCAAAGGCCAGCGATTCGTTATCAACCTCGATCATTAGGTCGCGAACGCGCAGGTTTGCAGTGCCAAGTGGTGGTGTTGCTCGTGTCGTGACAACCACGGTCAGGTAATCAGGCATGTGTTTCAAAAAGAATCGCATACCTTCGTGGATTTCATCGTTGTTAACCAAATGATAGTCATCGAGTACAACAAAGCATTCTTTGTGATATTCACTCAGTTCAACAAAAAGCTCGCTAAACAAGCTCGTAATAGACGAGAACTGACGCTTCTCTGCCAATGCTTGGGCATTAGGGCAGGCGTTTTGAGTCGCTTTATTGAGTGCTTGCACAAAGTAGTTGGCGAAACGAAACGTGTCATTGTCGTTTTCATCCAAGCTTAGCCAGCCGACGTTCATTTTGTCCGCAAGCCATTGTGCCGCCATAGTGGTTTTACCGTAACCGGCAGGTGAACGAAACAGCACCAATTTGTAGCAAGGTGCTTGTTGCAGCAAGTCCAATACGCGCGGACGCAAGATTGCGTTATGCAAACGACCCGGGCGTGTAAGTTTAGAAGGAATCCACATTATTGAACCATTCTTAATTGTTATGTCATGTCCGTTAGCTCTGATACTACTTGGCACATTGAGCTGCAAACAATGATCGATCTCTTAATTGTGGGTATGTAATGTGACTTACTCCTGTTTACGCCCCTGTTTTGTGAGGTCTGTCACTAATAGCGTTGATTAAAAGCTATTCATTGTTGATCTTTGCACACGATATGCTGATTTTTAACTGTGCTAAACGGATTTCATATCTTTTCGTCGTATTGATTTTGGAGGCGAATGTGATCTGAGCAGCATTATTGATGATGAGAGAGAAATAGTGGTCAGTGCACGAAATAAGCAGACCCTTGAGCTTGTTGAGTGCGGTTGTGAGTTAAGTCACTGAGTTAGGTCTCAAAACGGACCCATTTTGTGAACTAACTCATCAATGGGAGGGGGGTAAGCCCTCTACGCCCTATCTTCTCCTCCTACTCCTGCGTGCAATCAGGAGGATGTTTTGGCAACCACCTAGATGCACGATATAGCGTAAATGGATTACACCTTAATAGTGAGATTTCAACATGAAGCCTACAGAGCAAAAAAAGTTCGATAAAGAGCATTTTAAGAGTGCGGTAAAGCAGCATCTTGCGTCAACATACGCTAAGACAGAAGAAACTGCTACTCCACGTGCATGGTACCTAGCAATGGGGCGTGCACTTGCTGAACTATCAACTTTCGATCTTCTAGAAACGGAAAACGACCCAAAAATCAAAAATGCTAAGAGCGTAAACTACCTATCTCTTGAGTTCTTGATCGGTCGCCTAACAGGTAACAACCTGATCAGCATGGGTCTTTACGAGCAAATCACTGATGCAATGGCTGAGCTTGGTCAAAACCTGACTGACCTTCTAGAAGAAGAGCGTGACCCTTCACTAGGTAACGGTGGTCTAGGTCGTCTAGCAGCATGTTTCATGGATTCATGTGCAGCGCAAGAATTCCCAACTATCGGTTACGGCCTGCATTACGAATATGGTCTATTCAAGCAATCATTTGAAGAAGGTCGTCAGAAAGAAGCACCAGATGCATGGTGTGGTGTAGAAGGTTACCCTTGGGAAGTTGCTCGTCCTCAGCTTGCTCAAGAGATCGGTTTCTACGGTCACGTTGAAGTAGTGAACGAGAACGGCAAAGAAGTTCGCAAGTGGGTTCCAGGTATGACAGTTAAGGCGATGCCTTGGGATCTACCAATCGTGGGTTACGAATCAAACACGGTTTACCCGCTACGTCTTTGGGAATGTCAAGCAATCGCACCATTCTCTCTAGAGAGCTTCAACAACGGTGACTACTTCGAAGCACAGCACGGTCTAATCGATGCGGGTAACATCACTAAAGTACTTTACCCGAACGACAACCATGAGAAAGGCAAAACTCTTCGCCTAATGCAGCAGTACTTCCACTCAGCAGCTTCAGTACGCGATATTCTACGTCGTCACGAAGAAGCAGGCTTCACTCTAGCTGATCTACCTAAGCAAGAGACTATCCAGCTTAACGATACGCACCCAACTATCGCGATTCCTGAGCTAATGCGCATCCTTATTGATGAGAAAGGTCTGTCTTGGGATGAGGCGTGGGAAATCAGTGCAAACACGTTTGCCTACACTAACCACACTCTACTACCAGAAGCACTAGAGACATGGCCAGAGTCGCTAATCCAGCGTCTACTTCCTCGTCACATGGAAATCATCTTCGAAATCAACCACCGCTTCCTACAAGAAGTCCGTGCAATGTGGCCTGGTGATGGTGAGAAACAAGCTAAGCTGTCTATCATCGAAGAAGGTTTCAACCGCATGGTTCGCATGGCTAACCTATGTGTAATCGGTTCTTACGCAGTAAACGGCGTAGCGGCACTTCACTCTGAGCTAGTTAAGAAAGATCTATTCCCAGAGTTCCACGAAATGTACCCAACTCGTCTACATAACGTAACGAACGGTATTACTCCACGTCGTTGGTTGAAATTCTGTAACCCAGGTCTATCTAAGCTAATCACTGACAAGGTGGGCAGCGAGTGGCCAGCAAAACTTGAGCAACTTGAAGGTGTAGCTAAGTATGCAACAGACGCGAAATTCCAAAAGGAGTTCATGGCTGTTAAGAAGCAAAACAAACAGCGTCTTGCTGATTGGGTTAAAGAGAACATGGGTATCGAGCTAGATACTAACGCTATCTTTGATGTGATGATCAAGCGTCTGCATGAGTACAAGCGTCAGCACCTAGATCTGCTGCACATCTTGTCTCTATACCACCGCATCATCAACGAGCCAAACTTCGAGTGTACTCCACGCGTATGTTTCTTTGGTTCTAAAGCGGCGCCAGGTTACCACCTAGCGAAAGAGATCATCTTCGCTATCAACAAGATCGCTGACAAGATCAACAACGACCCACGCGTTGGCGACAAACTGAAAGTGGTATTCATCCCTGACTACCGTGTGAGCATGGCGGAAATGCTGATCCCAGCAGCTGACGTTTCTCAACAAATCTCGCTAGCGGGTAAAGAAGCATCGGGTACTGGTAACATGAAGATGGCTCTTAACGGCGCTCTAACTATCGGTACGATGGATGGTGCAAACGTTGAGATCCGCGAAGAAGTAGGCGACGAAAACATCTACATCTTCGGCCTAGATGTTGAAGGTGTTCAAGCGCTTAAAGCACAAGGTTACAACCCGTACGATTACTACCATGCTGACCACCTACTGAAAGCGTCACTAGACCTACTTCTAACTGACGAGTTTACTCCAGGCGAACCAGGTAAGCTACGTGCAACCTTCGATAGCCTATTAGACGGTGGTGACCCATACCTAGTACTAGCAGACTTTGCTTCTTACGTGAAAGCGCACGAAGACATGGGTGCTCAGTACCGTGACCAAGCAGGCTGGGCTAAGAAAGCTATCCTGAACACTGCACTGGTTGGTAAGTTCAGTTCTGACCGTAGTATTCGTGACTACGTGAATAACATCTGGAAACTAGAAGCAGTAAACCGTTAATTCCATTATTTACACCCTACTAGAAGGCGGGCAGTGGCCCGCCTTCGGAGAGAGCGATGAAACAACAATCAGTATTAAAACAAGTCGCTGAGATGGCTCGTATTACCGACAGCTACGTCAGCGCATGGGGCGACGAAGCCTCCGTGTCGGATGAAACCATTCGTTATTTGCTAACCGCACTTGGCTACGATACTTCTAATGATGAAGCCTTGTTAAAGTCAGCTGAGAAGAAGCACAAGAAAGACGTGCTGCCTCCAGTGTTGGTACTGCGTGATAATCAACCAGTACATATCCCACTGCACTTAGGCACTTCAGCTCGTGAGAGTGAGTTCAGTTGGCGTTTAGAAACCGAACAAGGGGAAGTTCTAGAAGGCTATCTTCAATCACAGATCGTTAAGGATGATCGTGAGCAGGGTGGCGCTTTGGTATTTTCTCTGCCGGAAAACCTAGGCTGGGGTTACCACAAACTGATTGTAACTCGTAAGCGTCGCAAAACGCCTTATGAGATGACGCTAGTGATTACGCCACAAGCGTGTTACAAGCAAGATGCTCTTGAGTCGGGCAAAAAACTTTGGGGTCCAAGTGTTCAGCTATATACGCTACGCACAAGCCACAACTGGGGTATCGGTGATTTTGGTGATCTGAAGCAGCTAGTGAGCGACATTGCAGCGCGCGGTGGTGACTTTATCGGTCTTAACCCAATTCACTCTTTATTCCCTGCTAACCCAGAAGGTGCGAGCCCATACAGCCCGTCTTCTCGTCGTTGGCTAAATATCCTTTACATTGATGTAAGCTCTGTTGCTGAGTTTGCATTGAGCTCAGAGGCGCAAAAACTGGTTGGCAGCAACGAGTTCCAACAGCGTCTACAAAAAGCCCGTGATTCTCATTGGGTGAACTACAGTGAAGTGTCGGCGCTTAAGATGAGCGTGCTACCCCTACTGTACAAAGAATTTAAACTGCGCCAGCTAGACAAAAACAGCTCTCGCGCTGGTGAGTTCCTTGCTTTTGTTGAAGAAGGCGGCGATAGCCTACTGCAACAAGCGACGTTTGATGCATTACATGCAAGCCTTCGTGCAGAAGACGAAAATGTTTGGGGCTGGCCTGTATTCCCTGAAGAGTACCGTACATTTGATAGCCCTGCGGTGAAGAAGTTTATCGCGTCAAACCAAGACGAAGTAAACCTGTACTTGTACCTTCAATGGCTGGCTGATGGTCAAATTAAAGAAGCGCAAGTATTGGCGGAAGAGAAAGGCATGAGCCTTGGTCTTTACCGTGACCTTGCGGTAGGTGTTGCTGATTCAGGTTCTGAAACTTGGGCCGACACTGGCGAGCTATGTCGCGATCTTAGCATTGGTGCTCCACCAGATATCCTTGGTCCTCTGGGGCAAAACTGGGGTCTACCGCCGCTAAACCCACAGAAGCTTGAAGAGACGGCGTTCCGTCCATACATCGAACTGCTTCGTGCCAATATGAAGCACTGTGGTGCATTGCGTATTGACCACGTTTTAGGTCTTTTACGTCTATGGTTAATCCCGAAAGGCAAAGATGCAACGGAAGGGGCGTACATCTACTACCCAGTAGAAGAGATGCTAGCCATCCTTGCACTTGAGTCGCACCGTTACCAGTGTTCTGTCATTGGTGAAGATTTGGGTACCGTACCAGATGAAATCGTGGCTCCACTTGCTGATGGTGGTGTGCATTCTTACAAAGTGTTCTTCTTCGAAACCGCAGAAGATGGTGGTTACTTCTCACCGAAACACTATGCTGCGCAATCAATGACGGCTCTGTGTACTCACGATATGCCAACCTTACGTGGCTTCTGGCATTGTGATGACCTTAAGATGGGTAAAGACCTAGGTCTGTACCCAGATGAAGAGCAGCTTCAAGGTTTGTTTGATGATCGCCTTAAGAGCAAGCAGAAGATCCTAGATAGCGTTGCTGGACATGGCAACCTACCAGAAGGTATCGGTCGAGATGCAGCGCTGGTTCCTATGGATAAGTACTTGAGCGAAGCATTCCACGTTCATGTGGCAGCGGGCTCAAGTGCGCTTCTCAGTGTTCAGCTTGAAGACTGGTTGGAAATGGAAAAACCAGTCAACATTCCAGGCACGGTCGATGAGTATCCAAACTGGAGACGTAAACTCTCTATGAACTTGGATCAAATCTTCTCTAATCCAGATGTGAACCATATCGCAAAACGATTGACAGAAGTTCGAGCGAAAGCCGGCGAATAAGTTAAATCAGCCTCGACCCTTGGGTCGAGGCTGATTACTTTTAAGCGAGAAACATTTTTATAACATTAACGTTTGATTTGTAAGAACATCGCACTATGCAATGCCTTTCAGTTTAAGCAATCCGTGATAGACTGTTACCGCTTTATCGCATGCTGTTTAAATCGCAAACCTTATGTTTACGATTTAATGTCCAGCGATCTACTCAAAAGATACTAGGCTCGCCTCTCGCCGCGAGCTATTGCAGGGAAACGCCGCATTCACCGCAAAGGGAATGACAGGCAATAAAATATGTCAGGGGATCAGGCATTGACTAAAACAACTACACCAAAGAACGCCTTTGCCCAGCTGTCGCAAGCTGCTTTTGCGGACCCATTTTCGTTTTTAGGCCCTTTCTGCCAAGAGGAAGGTAAGTCGCTACGAGTATGGATGCCGGGAGCAGATGACGTACAGTTGGTGCTAGAGAACAACCAACGCAAAGCGTTAGAAAAGACCGAGGATGGTGGCTTCATCCTATATGGTGATGACGATTTGCGTTTTACTCACTATAAGTTAGCGGTTAATTGGGCCGGCACGGAACAGATCATTGATGACCCGTACCAGTACCATGCACTTTATGCTGAGTATGAAGATCTTCACACCCCTGTTTCTATGTACCACCACCTTGGCGCACAATTTGTGTCTATTGAACGTGGTGGCGAGCAAGTTTCAGGAACTCGATTCCTAGTTTATGCACCACATGCTAGTGCAGTTAGTCTGATTGGTGAGTTCAACCAATGGGATGGCCGCCGCACCCCGATGCAGCGTCTTGACTACGGTATCTGGGGCATCTTTATGCCTGAGTTGCCAGAAGGCACTCAATA
It contains:
- a CDS encoding glycogen/starch/alpha-glucan phosphorylase, whose product is MKPTEQKKFDKEHFKSAVKQHLASTYAKTEETATPRAWYLAMGRALAELSTFDLLETENDPKIKNAKSVNYLSLEFLIGRLTGNNLISMGLYEQITDAMAELGQNLTDLLEEERDPSLGNGGLGRLAACFMDSCAAQEFPTIGYGLHYEYGLFKQSFEEGRQKEAPDAWCGVEGYPWEVARPQLAQEIGFYGHVEVVNENGKEVRKWVPGMTVKAMPWDLPIVGYESNTVYPLRLWECQAIAPFSLESFNNGDYFEAQHGLIDAGNITKVLYPNDNHEKGKTLRLMQQYFHSAASVRDILRRHEEAGFTLADLPKQETIQLNDTHPTIAIPELMRILIDEKGLSWDEAWEISANTFAYTNHTLLPEALETWPESLIQRLLPRHMEIIFEINHRFLQEVRAMWPGDGEKQAKLSIIEEGFNRMVRMANLCVIGSYAVNGVAALHSELVKKDLFPEFHEMYPTRLHNVTNGITPRRWLKFCNPGLSKLITDKVGSEWPAKLEQLEGVAKYATDAKFQKEFMAVKKQNKQRLADWVKENMGIELDTNAIFDVMIKRLHEYKRQHLDLLHILSLYHRIINEPNFECTPRVCFFGSKAAPGYHLAKEIIFAINKIADKINNDPRVGDKLKVVFIPDYRVSMAEMLIPAADVSQQISLAGKEASGTGNMKMALNGALTIGTMDGANVEIREEVGDENIYIFGLDVEGVQALKAQGYNPYDYYHADHLLKASLDLLLTDEFTPGEPGKLRATFDSLLDGGDPYLVLADFASYVKAHEDMGAQYRDQAGWAKKAILNTALVGKFSSDRSIRDYVNNIWKLEAVNR
- the malQ gene encoding 4-alpha-glucanotransferase, yielding MKQQSVLKQVAEMARITDSYVSAWGDEASVSDETIRYLLTALGYDTSNDEALLKSAEKKHKKDVLPPVLVLRDNQPVHIPLHLGTSARESEFSWRLETEQGEVLEGYLQSQIVKDDREQGGALVFSLPENLGWGYHKLIVTRKRRKTPYEMTLVITPQACYKQDALESGKKLWGPSVQLYTLRTSHNWGIGDFGDLKQLVSDIAARGGDFIGLNPIHSLFPANPEGASPYSPSSRRWLNILYIDVSSVAEFALSSEAQKLVGSNEFQQRLQKARDSHWVNYSEVSALKMSVLPLLYKEFKLRQLDKNSSRAGEFLAFVEEGGDSLLQQATFDALHASLRAEDENVWGWPVFPEEYRTFDSPAVKKFIASNQDEVNLYLYLQWLADGQIKEAQVLAEEKGMSLGLYRDLAVGVADSGSETWADTGELCRDLSIGAPPDILGPLGQNWGLPPLNPQKLEETAFRPYIELLRANMKHCGALRIDHVLGLLRLWLIPKGKDATEGAYIYYPVEEMLAILALESHRYQCSVIGEDLGTVPDEIVAPLADGGVHSYKVFFFETAEDGGYFSPKHYAAQSMTALCTHDMPTLRGFWHCDDLKMGKDLGLYPDEEQLQGLFDDRLKSKQKILDSVAGHGNLPEGIGRDAALVPMDKYLSEAFHVHVAAGSSALLSVQLEDWLEMEKPVNIPGTVDEYPNWRRKLSMNLDQIFSNPDVNHIAKRLTEVRAKAGE